One Vespula pensylvanica isolate Volc-1 chromosome 14, ASM1446617v1, whole genome shotgun sequence genomic window carries:
- the LOC122634058 gene encoding thyroid transcription factor 1-associated protein 26 yields MKRRENEIEKKPTFNNDSKTSKNERNVFDKKKHRLKKYSNKYKGKKGGIASSRLAISINGKSEGNERFYVVTIKKFPRIDVPGKREPRLSGPKKSPSFFDVARKEYERKKEETLRVKAEREEALRKYKEKKMQAYKKLSKRTKKGQPVMKDRIELLLQKIQQDKAN; encoded by the exons ATGAAGCGACGCGAGAACGAGATCGAGAAGAAGCCTACGTTCAACAACGATTCGAAAACGTCGAAAAACGAGAGGAACGTCTTTGACAAGAAGAAGCACAGATTGAAGAAGTATAGTAACAAATACAAGGGTAAGAAGGGTGGTATCGCGTCGTCGCGATTGGcgatt TCGATCAATGGCAAGAGCGAAGGAAACGAGCGGTTTTACGTGGTTACTATAAAGAAATTCCCAAGGATCGATGTGCCCGGCAAAAGGGAACCGAGACTAAG CGGGCCGAAGAAAAGTCCGAGTTTCTTCGACGTAGCGAGAAAAGAGTACGAgcgaaagaaggaggagacgCTTAGGGTAAAGGCCGAAAGGGAGGAAGCTTTGCGAAAgtacaaagagaagaaaatgcaGGCGTACAAAAAGCTGTCCAAGAGGACCAAGAAGGGTCAGCCCGTTATGAAGGATAGAATAGAACTTTTGTTGCAAAAGATACAACAGGATAAAGCCAACTGA
- the LOC122634149 gene encoding AP-2 complex subunit alpha isoform X1: MPAVRGDGMRGLAVFISDIRNCKSKEAEIKRINKELANIRSKFKGDKTLDGYQKKKYVCKLLFIFLLGHDIDFGHMEAVNLLSSNKYSEKQIGYLFISVLVNTNSDLIKLIIQSIKNDLASRNPIHVNLALQCIANIGSKEMAEAFGNEIPKLLVSGDTMDVVKQSAALCLLRLLRTAPDVVPSGEWTSRIVHLLNDQHLGVVTAAASLIDALVKRNPDEYKGCVSLAVSRLSRIVTSNYTDLQDYTYYFVPAPWLSVKLLRLLQNYTPPAEDPGIRGRLNECLETILNKAQEPPKSKKVQHSNAKNAVLFEAISLIIHNDSEPNLLVRACNQLGQFLSNRETNLRYLALESMCHLATSEFSHEAVKKHQEVVILSMKMEKDVSVRQQAVDLLYAMCDKSNAEEIVQEMLNYLETADYSIREEMVLKVAILAEKYATDYTWYVDVILNLIRIAGDYVSEEVWYRVIQIVINRDDVQGYAAKTVFEALQAPACHENMVKVGGYILGEFGNLIAGDQRSSPSVQFQLLHSKYHLCSPMTRALLLSTYIKFVNLFPEIRTQIQDVFRQHSNLRSADAELQQRASEYLQLSIIASTDVLATVLEEMPAFPERESSILAVLKKKKPGRVPENEIRESKSPAPNANHHAEPPSVAAVSAVNNTSADLLGLSTPPSSQPSSNTGVLLDVLGDIYNMPNKVGATNGTQNMYNPKKFVCKNNGVLFENDLIQIGVKSEFRQNLGRVGLFYGNKTQYALHSFQPQLSWSEENQAKLAVQVKPVDPVLEAGAQIQQMINAECIDDYSDAPSMLISFIYNNVPQKITMKLPLTINKFFEPTEMNGESFFARWKNLGGANQQRSQKIFKAQQPMDLAQVRTKLQGFGMQLLDGIDPNPDNFVCAGIVHMRAQQVGCLLRLEPNKQAQMFRLTVRSSKESMSVEICDLLVDQF; this comes from the exons ATGCCGGCTGTTAGAGGCGATGGCATGCGAGGTTTAGCCGTCTTTATTTCAGACATTAGGAATT gTAAAAGTAAAGAAGCGGAAATCAAGAGAATAAACAAGGAATTGGCAAATATACGTAGCAAGTTCAAAGGAGACAAGACGCTCGACGGCTatcagaagaagaaatatgtgTGCAAGcttctgtttattttcttgCTCGGTCACGACATTGATTTCGGGCACATGGAAGCGGTTAATTTGCTTTCCTCGAACAAATATTCGGAAAAACAAATC ggttatctttttatatcagtTTTAGTAAATACCAACAGCGATCTCATTAAATTGATAATCCAAAGTATAAAGAACGATCTTGCGTCCCGCAATCCAATCCATGTAAATCTCGCGCTGCAATGCATCGCCAATATCGGCAGCAAAGAGATGGCAGAGGCATTTGGGAACGAGATACCAAAGTTACTCGTCTCTGG GGATACCATGGACGTGGTCAAGCAAAGCGCAGCGTTGTGCCTGCTGCGACTGTTGCGCACTGCCCCGGACGTCGTTCCTAGCGGAGAATGGACGTCTCGCATAGTACATCTTTTGAACGATCAACATCTGGGGGTCGTGACCGCGGCGGCGTCGCTGATAGACGCGCTTGTCAAAAGGAATCCGGACGAGTACAAGGGCTGCGTCAGCCTGGCCGTCTCCAGATTGAGCAGA ATCGTTACGTCGAATTACACGGACCTGCAGGATTACACTTACTACTTCGTGCCGGCACCGTGGCTGTCGGTAAAATTATTGAGATTGTTGCAAAATTACACGCCGCCGG CCGAGGATCCGGGAATCAGAGGAAGACTGAACGAGTGCCTGGAGACCATATTGAACAAGGCTCAAGAACCACCAAAATCCAAAAAAGTACAACATTCTAACGCGAAGAACGCGGTTCTCTTCGAGGCCATTAGTCTAATTATTCACAACGACAGCGAACCGAATTTATTGGTACGCGCGTGCAATCAGCTGGGTCAGTTTTTGTCAAATCGCGAGACGAACCTACGTTATTTGGCTCTCGAGTCGATGTGCCATTTAGCGACGTCAGAATTCTCTCACGAGGCCGTGAAGAAGCATCAAGAGGTGGTCATATTGTCGATGAAGATGGAAAAGGACGTGTCCGTGAGGCAGCAAGCGGTGGACCTCTTGTACGCCATGTGCGACAAGAGCAACGCGGAAGAGATAGTACAAGAAATGTTGAATTACCTCGAGACTGCGGATTATTCCATCAGAGAGGAAATGGTTCTCAAGGTAGCGATTTTAGCTGAGAAATATGCTACCGATTATACCTGGTACGTTGACGTTATCCTAAATCTAATCAGGATAGCTGGCGACTATGTCTCGGAAGAAGTCTGGTATAGAGTTATACAGATCGTAATTAACAGAGACGACGTACAAGGATACGCCGCTAAAACCGTTTTTGAG GCCCTGCAAGCGCCGGCGTGTCACGAGAACATGGTCAAGGTCGGCGGATACATTTTAGGAGAATTCGGTAATCTCATCGCCGGCGATCAGCGATCGTCCCCGTCCGTACAATTTCAGCTGTTACATTCCAAA TATCACCTGTGCTCTCCGATGACGCGGGCTTTGCTACTGTCCACCTACATCAAGTTCGTCAATCTCTTCCCCGAGATACGGACCCAGATCCAGGACGTGTTCAGACAACACAGCAACTTGCGTAGCGCGGACGCCGAGCTTCAGCAAAGAGCCTCCGAATATTTACAATTGAGCATAATAGCCTCTACGGACGTCTTG GCCACCGTATTGGAGGAAATGCCCGCGTTCCCGGAACGGGAGTCCTCGATTCTCGCCGttctgaagaagaagaaacctGGCCGCGTGCCGGAGAACGAGATCAGGGAAAGCAAGAGCCCGGCGCCGAACGCCAATCATCACGCCGAACCGCCGTCCGTCGCAGCGGTTTCCGCCGTGAACAATACCTCCGCGGATCTGTTGGGCTTGTCGACGCCACCTTCGTCGCAGCCGTCCAGCAATACCGGCGTTCTTTTGGACGTTCTGGGTGACATATACAATATGCCGAATAAAGTTGGCGCGACGAACGGTACTCAAAACATGTACAATCCTAAAAA ATTCGTTTGTAAAAACAACGGGGTGCTCTTCGAGAACGATTTGATTCAAATCGGAGTGAAATCCGAATTCCGACAAAATCTAGGACGCGTTGGGCTTTTCTACGGCAACAAAACTCAGTACGCGTTGCATAGTTTTCAACCGCAGCTGTCGTGGTCGGAGGAGAATCAAGCGAAGTTGGCCGTTCAAGTTAAGCCCGTCGATCCTGTCCTGGAAGCTGGCGCGCAGATTCAACAGATGATCAATGCCGAGTGCATCGACGACTACAGCG ATGCCCCCAGTATGCTCATATCTTTCATTTACAATAACGTACCGCAGAAAATTACGATGAAGTTACCATTAACGATAAACAAATTCTTCGAGCCGACGGAGATGAACGGGGAGTCTTTCTTCGCACGATGGAAGAACCTCGGAGG GGCGAATCAACAACGCTCGCAAAAGATATTCAAAGCGCAACAACCGATGGACTTGGCCCAGGTCCGTACAAAATTGCAAGGATTTGGAATGCAGTTGTTGGACGGGATCGATCCGAATCCCGACAATTTCGTTTGCGCGGGCATAGTTCATATGAGAGCTCAGCAAGTTGGATGCTTGTTACGTCTTGAGCCCAATAAACAGGCGCAG ATGTTCCGATTAACCGTACGTTCGAGTAAAGAGTCTATGTCGGTCGAGATCTGTGACCTGCTAGTGGACCAATTTTAA
- the LOC122634149 gene encoding AP-2 complex subunit alpha isoform X2 — translation MAEAFGNEIPKLLVSGDTMDVVKQSAALCLLRLLRTAPDVVPSGEWTSRIVHLLNDQHLGVVTAAASLIDALVKRNPDEYKGCVSLAVSRLSRIVTSNYTDLQDYTYYFVPAPWLSVKLLRLLQNYTPPAEDPGIRGRLNECLETILNKAQEPPKSKKVQHSNAKNAVLFEAISLIIHNDSEPNLLVRACNQLGQFLSNRETNLRYLALESMCHLATSEFSHEAVKKHQEVVILSMKMEKDVSVRQQAVDLLYAMCDKSNAEEIVQEMLNYLETADYSIREEMVLKVAILAEKYATDYTWYVDVILNLIRIAGDYVSEEVWYRVIQIVINRDDVQGYAAKTVFEALQAPACHENMVKVGGYILGEFGNLIAGDQRSSPSVQFQLLHSKYHLCSPMTRALLLSTYIKFVNLFPEIRTQIQDVFRQHSNLRSADAELQQRASEYLQLSIIASTDVLATVLEEMPAFPERESSILAVLKKKKPGRVPENEIRESKSPAPNANHHAEPPSVAAVSAVNNTSADLLGLSTPPSSQPSSNTGVLLDVLGDIYNMPNKVGATNGTQNMYNPKKFVCKNNGVLFENDLIQIGVKSEFRQNLGRVGLFYGNKTQYALHSFQPQLSWSEENQAKLAVQVKPVDPVLEAGAQIQQMINAECIDDYSDAPSMLISFIYNNVPQKITMKLPLTINKFFEPTEMNGESFFARWKNLGGANQQRSQKIFKAQQPMDLAQVRTKLQGFGMQLLDGIDPNPDNFVCAGIVHMRAQQVGCLLRLEPNKQAQMFRLTVRSSKESMSVEICDLLVDQF, via the exons ATGGCAGAGGCATTTGGGAACGAGATACCAAAGTTACTCGTCTCTGG GGATACCATGGACGTGGTCAAGCAAAGCGCAGCGTTGTGCCTGCTGCGACTGTTGCGCACTGCCCCGGACGTCGTTCCTAGCGGAGAATGGACGTCTCGCATAGTACATCTTTTGAACGATCAACATCTGGGGGTCGTGACCGCGGCGGCGTCGCTGATAGACGCGCTTGTCAAAAGGAATCCGGACGAGTACAAGGGCTGCGTCAGCCTGGCCGTCTCCAGATTGAGCAGA ATCGTTACGTCGAATTACACGGACCTGCAGGATTACACTTACTACTTCGTGCCGGCACCGTGGCTGTCGGTAAAATTATTGAGATTGTTGCAAAATTACACGCCGCCGG CCGAGGATCCGGGAATCAGAGGAAGACTGAACGAGTGCCTGGAGACCATATTGAACAAGGCTCAAGAACCACCAAAATCCAAAAAAGTACAACATTCTAACGCGAAGAACGCGGTTCTCTTCGAGGCCATTAGTCTAATTATTCACAACGACAGCGAACCGAATTTATTGGTACGCGCGTGCAATCAGCTGGGTCAGTTTTTGTCAAATCGCGAGACGAACCTACGTTATTTGGCTCTCGAGTCGATGTGCCATTTAGCGACGTCAGAATTCTCTCACGAGGCCGTGAAGAAGCATCAAGAGGTGGTCATATTGTCGATGAAGATGGAAAAGGACGTGTCCGTGAGGCAGCAAGCGGTGGACCTCTTGTACGCCATGTGCGACAAGAGCAACGCGGAAGAGATAGTACAAGAAATGTTGAATTACCTCGAGACTGCGGATTATTCCATCAGAGAGGAAATGGTTCTCAAGGTAGCGATTTTAGCTGAGAAATATGCTACCGATTATACCTGGTACGTTGACGTTATCCTAAATCTAATCAGGATAGCTGGCGACTATGTCTCGGAAGAAGTCTGGTATAGAGTTATACAGATCGTAATTAACAGAGACGACGTACAAGGATACGCCGCTAAAACCGTTTTTGAG GCCCTGCAAGCGCCGGCGTGTCACGAGAACATGGTCAAGGTCGGCGGATACATTTTAGGAGAATTCGGTAATCTCATCGCCGGCGATCAGCGATCGTCCCCGTCCGTACAATTTCAGCTGTTACATTCCAAA TATCACCTGTGCTCTCCGATGACGCGGGCTTTGCTACTGTCCACCTACATCAAGTTCGTCAATCTCTTCCCCGAGATACGGACCCAGATCCAGGACGTGTTCAGACAACACAGCAACTTGCGTAGCGCGGACGCCGAGCTTCAGCAAAGAGCCTCCGAATATTTACAATTGAGCATAATAGCCTCTACGGACGTCTTG GCCACCGTATTGGAGGAAATGCCCGCGTTCCCGGAACGGGAGTCCTCGATTCTCGCCGttctgaagaagaagaaacctGGCCGCGTGCCGGAGAACGAGATCAGGGAAAGCAAGAGCCCGGCGCCGAACGCCAATCATCACGCCGAACCGCCGTCCGTCGCAGCGGTTTCCGCCGTGAACAATACCTCCGCGGATCTGTTGGGCTTGTCGACGCCACCTTCGTCGCAGCCGTCCAGCAATACCGGCGTTCTTTTGGACGTTCTGGGTGACATATACAATATGCCGAATAAAGTTGGCGCGACGAACGGTACTCAAAACATGTACAATCCTAAAAA ATTCGTTTGTAAAAACAACGGGGTGCTCTTCGAGAACGATTTGATTCAAATCGGAGTGAAATCCGAATTCCGACAAAATCTAGGACGCGTTGGGCTTTTCTACGGCAACAAAACTCAGTACGCGTTGCATAGTTTTCAACCGCAGCTGTCGTGGTCGGAGGAGAATCAAGCGAAGTTGGCCGTTCAAGTTAAGCCCGTCGATCCTGTCCTGGAAGCTGGCGCGCAGATTCAACAGATGATCAATGCCGAGTGCATCGACGACTACAGCG ATGCCCCCAGTATGCTCATATCTTTCATTTACAATAACGTACCGCAGAAAATTACGATGAAGTTACCATTAACGATAAACAAATTCTTCGAGCCGACGGAGATGAACGGGGAGTCTTTCTTCGCACGATGGAAGAACCTCGGAGG GGCGAATCAACAACGCTCGCAAAAGATATTCAAAGCGCAACAACCGATGGACTTGGCCCAGGTCCGTACAAAATTGCAAGGATTTGGAATGCAGTTGTTGGACGGGATCGATCCGAATCCCGACAATTTCGTTTGCGCGGGCATAGTTCATATGAGAGCTCAGCAAGTTGGATGCTTGTTACGTCTTGAGCCCAATAAACAGGCGCAG ATGTTCCGATTAACCGTACGTTCGAGTAAAGAGTCTATGTCGGTCGAGATCTGTGACCTGCTAGTGGACCAATTTTAA